TGGCGATGCTGAGAATCGTCTGGACGATGTTGCTCTCTTCGTTGTATGCCGCCACCAGAATGCTCACACCGGGCCAGGCCTTGGTGGCCCGTCGGAATCCGGGTCGTCTGTCCAGCAGCAGACTGGCGACGAGAAACGCGTTCATGAAACCGGGAACGACGGCGATGCCGAGGAACAGGAAATACGCCAGAAACGCACCGAACAGATCCGTCATCTCGACGACCCATTTGCGGCCGAGCATCCACGACAGGGTGGCCCAGAGGATGGACAACATCACGGCCATCCAGAACTTGTAGACCACGGGGATGTAGAACCGTGAACTGGGCCCCGTTTCGCGGGGGATGGACTGTGAAGAGGACGGATTTCGACGCGTACGCATGGCCTGTTGACTGAGTACGCCCACGCGAAATCGGATATTTGCGAGTGACTGGCCGACCCAAGCCAACGTGGCGGTCTGCAAAACCAATCATGACGAAACTATGACTTGACTATAATTAATAGCTAATTGTATTTCCTTGACAATAGTCAAATCATTAAGCGCAGGTAAAGTTCAGGTGAATGCAAGGAATTTGCGCTCACCTTGCCGGATGAGCGCAATGGCTGCCTCAGAGGGGCTTCAACGCAAACAGCTCGCGCAGGCTGTCCCGGTATTGCGCCATGCCGCGCGAGTTGGTGTCGTGGTGCGTGCCGCCATCGACCAGCACGAACTTCTTGGGGCCGGGTGCGGCCTCGTAGAGTTTGCGGCCGAGGTCGGCGGGGATCAGCTTGTCGGCGCTGCCATGCACCACGAGCAGCGGCGACTGGATGTCGGCCACCTTGCGCACGCTCTCGAAGCGCTGCGTGATGAGTGGCGAGACCGGCAGCCAGCCCCATTTGAAGGTGCCGACCACATCGGCGATGCTGGTGAACGTGCCTTCGACGATGGTGCCGCGCTCGTCGCGCACCTTGGCAGCGAGATCGATGGCGACGGCACCGCCGAGCGAGTGGCCGAAGATGTAGCGATCGCTTTTCGGGGCCTTGCGGGCAAGCCACTGCCAGGCGGCTTGCGCGTCTTCCAGCGCGGAGGCTTCCGACGGCAACTCGTTGGTGCTCTGCCCGAAGCCGCGGTAGTCCACCGCCAGCACGGAAAAGCCGAGGCTGTGCATGCGCCGGATACGCGGCACGGAGCCGGAGACGTTCCAGCGCGCGCCGTGCAGATACAGCATCACCGGCGCGTTGGGCGATGCGGCGGGCATCCACAGCGCGTGGAGCTTTTTCTTTTCGCCACCGGCCTTGGACTCAGTCAGCGGAATCCAGACGTCTTCGAGCCCGCTCATGTCGCGGCTGCTGCCACCCCAGGCGCGGTCGCTGGGCTGGAAGATCCATTGGCGTTGCTTGGCGTCGAGCGCCACGGCACCCGTGGTCAGGGCCATGGTGGCGACGGCGGTGGAGGCAAGAATCCAGCGTTTTTTCATGATCGCAGAGTGAGATTCATGCGTCGTAAGAAAAGTTCAATCTGCGATCTTTTGCTGTCAAGAAGGCGGTGTTTGGCCGCAGATGAAGCTTAGTTGACGAATTCCCGGAGCGCCGCCTTGAGGTTTTCTGCATATTCGCCCAGCACCTGCGGGCCGGGCTCTTTGCGGGGCCAGCTCAGCGCGATGCCGTCATCTGCATGGCGCGGCACGACATGCATGTGGAAATGCTTGACAGTCTGCCCGCCCTCGGCGCCATTGGCCTGCAGCAGCGTGAGCCCCGCCGACGGGAACGCCTTTTGGGCGGCCAGCGCGATGCGGCGACTGGTCTGCATGACGGCCGCGGCTTCGGCATCCGTCAGGTCGTAGAGCGTGTCGGCATGGCGTTTGGTGGTGACCAGCACATGGCCGGGATTGACCTGGCCAAGGTCCATGAACGCAATGGTCAGTTCGTCCTCGTACACCATCGCCGAAGGAATCTCGCGCGCGATGAGGCGGCAGAAAATGCATTGGCCGGGTGGCGAGGTGTCTACAAAATTGGGCAAAACTGTCTCCTCTGGTCTCGTGTGGATGGTGTGTTCTGCCTACAGTCTACGCAATCGTCTACGTCGTCGGCGCGCAAGTCATTCAGGGCTGCGGCTGGAGGTCGGCGTAATCGACGGCATATTTGACGAGTGCGGCACGGCCGTCGATGCGCAGTTTGCGGCGCAGGTGCAGGCGGTGGGTCTCCACCGTGCGGATCGACGAGCCCATGAGCTCGGCAATCTCCTTGTTGGAGCGGCCCTGAGCGAGCAGTTGCAGCACGGTGTTTTCGCGCGGTGTGAGCGTGCGATGGGCGCGCGTGCCGTTGCCATCGCCATTGGTGGCTGCGGGCTGCAGCCATTGCTCCAGACCGGGACTCAGAAACGTGTTTCCCGCGTGGACTCGTTCGATGGCCTGCACGAGTTGCTGCGCGGGCGCGTCCTTGAGGACATAGCCGCTGGCGCCGAGCAGCATCGCGCGCCGTACATATTCCTCTTCCTGATGCATGGACAGCACCAGCACGCGAATCAGCGGATAGCGTTCGCGAAATGTCGCGGTGAGCTGGATGCCGCTGGCTCCCGGCATTCGGATGTCGGTGACCACGATGTCCGGTTGCACTTCTTCAGCGAGCGCGAAGGCTTCATTGGCGCAGCCCGCCTCGGCGACGACGCGGATATGCGGTGTGGCGTCGAGGCGCATTCGCACTCCGTCGCGCACCAGTGGGTGGTCATCGACCAGCAGCACACGAATGGGTAGATGGGGGAGGCGTGCGTTGTTCATGCGGGTGCGTAACTGGAGTCGAATCGGGAATGGGGGAGCGCGGCGTCATCATCGGCTTCGGCATGCAGGGGCAGGGTGGCGAGGATGCCTGTGCCTTGTTTTGTGGCGCTGATCGAGAAGCGGCCTTGCAAGGCTTCAATGCGCTCGCGCATGTTGCGCAGACCAATGCCACGGTTGCCATCGGTAAGCACTCCGTGGATGTCGAAGCCTTGTCCGTTGTCCTGAACGATCAGCGTGACGCTGCGTGGATCGAACTGCAGCCGGATCAGCACCGCGCTGGCATTGGCATGGGTACACGCGTTCTTCACCGCTTCCTGGGCTACGCGGTAGAGCGCGGTGGCGTGCGTGTTGGGGATCGCATGGGCTTCGCCGCACTGCTCGAATTGCACGATGGTCGCGTCACCGCTTTCGCACATCTGTTCGCTCAAAAGCGTCAGCGCAGCGGGCAGGCCCAGATCGTCGAGCAGGGCGGGGCGCAAGCCGTGCGAGACGCGGCGGATTTCCAGCAGGGCATCGTTGAGGCGAGCAAGACCTTGATCCAGCGCCTTGCTGCTGGGAGGCGCCAAGTCCGGGGCTGTCACATGCGGCTGCTGCAACTGTGCCGTTTCGAGCAGGAACTTCGACGACACCAGCATTTGCACCACGCCATCGTGCAGGTCGCGCGCCACGCGGGCGCGCTCTTCCTCCTGCGAATGGACCACGCGCTGCGCCAGTCGCCGGAGCTTGGCGCTGGAGATGCGATGGTCCTTCAGGTTGAGCAGCACGCCGGCTGCGGCAATCGACACCATGCACAGCGCTGCGATCAGATAGATGCGCTGCTGCGTGGCCGCGATGTTGTTCTTGGCGTGCTCGTCGATGCGTGCCAACGTTTCCTGCACATCGTCCAGATACAGGCCGGTGCCGACCACCCAGTTCCAGCCCGGCACCTGCAGCACGTAGCCCAGTTTGGGAGCCAGTATCCGGGAGGATGGTTTGTGCCATTCGTAGCGCACGAGGCCCCCGCCCGACTGGGCCTTGTCGAGGATGAGCCGTGCCTGTGTCTGGCCGCTGGGTGAGTTGGGATCGCACAGATCGACATTGGCAACCGCCATCTGCTCGGGGTTCACAAGCAATTGGCCTTGCTGGTCGTAGAGAAAAAAGTAGCCATCGTCGCCAAATTTCATTCGCGTGATGATGTGGATGGCCTTTTTCCGCAGTTCGTCGTCGCTCGCGTCAGGGGAGTCGGCAATGCGCTC
This genomic stretch from Diaphorobacter sp. HDW4B harbors:
- a CDS encoding cache domain-containing protein — protein: MAAIPVGVALICMGVTARHQTLSLANEERKLVEAAYLHSKETELRHYVELARSTIERIADSPDASDDELRKKAIHIITRMKFGDDGYFFLYDQQGQLLVNPEQMAVANVDLCDPNSPSGQTQARLILDKAQSGGGLVRYEWHKPSSRILAPKLGYVLQVPGWNWVVGTGLYLDDVQETLARIDEHAKNNIAATQQRIYLIAALCMVSIAAAGVLLNLKDHRISSAKLRRLAQRVVHSQEEERARVARDLHDGVVQMLVSSKFLLETAQLQQPHVTAPDLAPPSSKALDQGLARLNDALLEIRRVSHGLRPALLDDLGLPAALTLLSEQMCESGDATIVQFEQCGEAHAIPNTHATALYRVAQEAVKNACTHANASAVLIRLQFDPRSVTLIVQDNGQGFDIHGVLTDGNRGIGLRNMRERIEALQGRFSISATKQGTGILATLPLHAEADDDAALPHSRFDSSYAPA
- a CDS encoding HIT family protein; the encoded protein is MPNFVDTSPPGQCIFCRLIAREIPSAMVYEDELTIAFMDLGQVNPGHVLVTTKRHADTLYDLTDAEAAAVMQTSRRIALAAQKAFPSAGLTLLQANGAEGGQTVKHFHMHVVPRHADDGIALSWPRKEPGPQVLGEYAENLKAALREFVN
- a CDS encoding response regulator transcription factor, which encodes MNNARLPHLPIRVLLVDDHPLVRDGVRMRLDATPHIRVVAEAGCANEAFALAEEVQPDIVVTDIRMPGASGIQLTATFRERYPLIRVLVLSMHQEEEYVRRAMLLGASGYVLKDAPAQQLVQAIERVHAGNTFLSPGLEQWLQPAATNGDGNGTRAHRTLTPRENTVLQLLAQGRSNKEIAELMGSSIRTVETHRLHLRRKLRIDGRAALVKYAVDYADLQPQP
- a CDS encoding alpha/beta hydrolase, which translates into the protein MKKRWILASTAVATMALTTGAVALDAKQRQWIFQPSDRAWGGSSRDMSGLEDVWIPLTESKAGGEKKKLHALWMPAASPNAPVMLYLHGARWNVSGSVPRIRRMHSLGFSVLAVDYRGFGQSTNELPSEASALEDAQAAWQWLARKAPKSDRYIFGHSLGGAVAIDLAAKVRDERGTIVEGTFTSIADVVGTFKWGWLPVSPLITQRFESVRKVADIQSPLLVVHGSADKLIPADLGRKLYEAAPGPKKFVLVDGGTHHDTNSRGMAQYRDSLRELFALKPL